In the genome of Candida dubliniensis CD36 chromosome 3, complete sequence, the window GAACTGTTGTAAAACAGGATCTGCAATATTTTATGTGCAGTCCTTTTGAATTCAACTCAGAGAGTTCGACGAATCCTTTATAATTgctaatttattattctctATTATATACTACTTCTCTTTTGAAAGACAATccatattttattattttcaattattacatACTGATAATTAGCTTCGAATCTATAGAAAGTTAGAGCAACACATATTATCCGTCGTAATATCTAAGTAATAAAACCTAGGAATACTtcataaaattaattttctggaactttattatcaacGTTAAGAGAAACTTTAAACTTTAAGCGAATTTCTGCAACCTACCGTCATGGCTAGAAACCAGAAGAAACAAGAACAGGAATCTGTTCCTGAAACCCCAGCTACCACTTCATCTGCTGCTGAACAAGCTGCTGGACAAACTATTGATCAAGGTCCTGAAGCCCAAATGTTTGTTACTGCTGACCAATTTGCGGAATTTCGTCAACAAGTGATGGAAATGTTCAAACAGCAAAGCGAAACTATCACTAACCAAATCTATAAGGTTATCAATGAGACCAATGCTGCTCAAGCTGAAGCTATTGCCGTCAACCGTGAGAGAGAAAACGTTTTGGATGAACAAGCCAAACGTATTGTCGAGGGAGCCCAGGAAAAATTCGACCATGTTGATGAGCATGTTGACGCTCAAGCTGAATTTATTCAAGCCACTGCTCAAAAGGTTGATGAATTGGCTGCCAAAATGGAGAAACAACGTTCCAATCCAACCTTTGGTCATGATAATGATGCTCCTCCAGGTCAATGGAATGTTCCTCCAACTGCTGACCATGCTTTTGGCCCACCGCCATCTCAGGCTTATGGTGCACCTCCTAATGAGTTTGGTTTTGAACCTTATGAGGACGAACCTTCCCCAGTCTCCCCACGTGAAATTGCTGCCCAAATTCGGAGGGTTATGCCAACGTTCATGGTCCAAGCTTTTCCCCCTCTGCCACCTGAAGCCgaatttattgaagaagTCGCCATGCTTCGTTTACACGAGCTTGTCGTTAAAGGGAAGAGTGTGGATAAGCATAACGATGCTAAAACTCAAAAAATGGCTTATCAAAAAATGATGAGTGCTCCATTTGGTATTCCAGctaattttcaaaaaggCCAATGGGTATATCGTAGACGAAAGAAACTGGCCAAgaatcaatataatttcGATGGTCCTTTCCTTATTGAAGAAGTTCGAAATAACAATAGCTATATCATTTCTCGAAATGGAAAAAGGGAAAAGGGAACTTATCACCATGACATGTTAAAACCTGCTTTTGCTCTTGAAGATTCTCCAATCACGGCTTTATCAAACTTTCAAAAATCCATGCAAGAAATC includes:
- a CDS encoding similar to retrotransposon tca3 polyprotein (transposable element;~Similar to S. cerevisiae POL94) → MARNQKKQEQESVPETPATTSSAAEQAAGQTIDQGPEAQMFVTADQFAEFRQQVMEMFKQQSETITNQIYKVINETNAAQAEAIAVNRERENVLDEQAKRIVEGAQEKFDHVDEHVDAQAEFIQATAQKVDELAAKMEKQRSNPTFGHDNDAPPGQWNVPPTADHAFGPPPSQAYGAPPNEFGFEPYEDEPSPVSPREIAAQIRRVMPTFMVQAFPPSPPEAEFIEEVAMLRLHELVVKGKSVDKHNDAKTQKMAYQKMMSAPFGIPANFQKGQWVYRRRKKSAKNQYNFDGPFLIEEVRNNNSYIISRNGKREKGTYHHDMLKPAFALEDSPITALSNFQKSMQEIEHRVLGKMFDEIKVRVIMLSDIMKNRKPVKIDAVMTHPQFYERERVML